One genomic window of Polyangium aurulentum includes the following:
- the rpsJ gene encoding 30S ribosomal protein S10, with translation MADTTKIRIRLKAFDHQLLDKSTSDIVETAKRTGAHVAGPIPLPTEVRRYTVLRGPHVDKKSREQFEIRTHKRLLDIIEPTQQTLDALMKLDLSAGVDVEIKS, from the coding sequence ATGGCCGACACGACCAAGATCCGGATCCGCCTCAAGGCGTTCGATCACCAGCTTCTCGACAAGTCGACGAGCGACATCGTCGAGACGGCGAAGCGTACGGGCGCGCATGTCGCGGGCCCGATCCCGCTGCCGACCGAGGTCCGCCGTTACACGGTCCTTCGCGGGCCGCACGTGGACAAGAAGTCGCGCGAGCAGTTCGAGATTCGCACCCACAAGCGCCTGCTCGACATCATCGAGCCGACCCAGCAGACCCTCGACGCCCTCATGAAGCTCGACCTTTCGGCGGGCGTGGACGTCGAGATCAAGTCCTAG
- the tuf gene encoding elongation factor Tu has product MAKEKFNRTKPHVNVGTIGHIDHGKTTLTAAIVKVQSKQKLAKAISYADIAKGGTVRDDSKTVTIAAAHVEYESPKRHYAHVDCPGHADYIKNMITGAAQMDGAILVVSSLDSVMPQTREHVLLARQVGLNHLVVFLNKCDAVDDPEMLDLVEMEVRELLNKYKFDGDNAPVVRGASLPALQGDAKWEAKIGELLDALDSYIPEPVRDVDKPFLMAIEDVFSIKGRGTVATGRIERGVIKVGEEVEIIGFKDTKKSVVTGVEMFRKLLDQGQAGDNVGCLLRGVEKDEIERGQVLAKPGSIKPFKKFLGEVYVLKKEEGGRHTPFFTNYRPQFYIRTTDVTGTVNLPEGVKMVMPGDNITMTIELIAPVALEEQMRFAIREGGKTVGAGIVTKILE; this is encoded by the coding sequence ATGGCCAAGGAGAAATTCAATCGAACGAAGCCCCACGTGAACGTCGGCACGATCGGCCACATCGATCACGGCAAGACGACGCTCACGGCGGCCATCGTCAAGGTCCAGTCCAAGCAGAAGCTCGCGAAGGCGATCAGCTACGCGGACATCGCGAAGGGCGGGACGGTCCGTGACGACAGCAAGACGGTGACGATCGCGGCTGCGCACGTGGAGTACGAGTCGCCGAAGCGCCACTACGCGCACGTCGACTGCCCCGGGCACGCCGACTACATCAAGAACATGATCACGGGCGCTGCGCAGATGGACGGCGCGATCCTCGTGGTCAGCTCGCTCGACAGCGTCATGCCGCAGACCCGCGAGCACGTGCTCCTCGCGCGCCAGGTCGGCCTGAACCACCTCGTGGTGTTCCTCAACAAGTGTGACGCCGTGGACGACCCCGAGATGCTCGACCTCGTCGAGATGGAGGTCCGCGAGCTCCTCAACAAGTACAAGTTCGACGGCGACAACGCGCCCGTCGTTCGCGGTGCCTCGCTGCCTGCGCTGCAGGGCGACGCGAAGTGGGAAGCGAAGATCGGCGAGCTGCTCGACGCTCTCGACAGCTACATCCCGGAGCCGGTGCGTGACGTCGACAAGCCCTTCCTGATGGCGATCGAGGACGTGTTCTCGATCAAGGGCCGCGGCACGGTGGCCACGGGCCGCATCGAGCGTGGCGTGATCAAGGTCGGCGAGGAGGTCGAGATCATCGGCTTCAAGGACACCAAGAAGTCGGTCGTGACCGGCGTCGAGATGTTCCGCAAGCTGCTCGACCAGGGCCAGGCGGGCGACAACGTCGGCTGCCTCCTGCGCGGTGTCGAGAAGGACGAGATCGAGCGCGGGCAGGTGCTCGCGAAGCCGGGTTCGATCAAGCCCTTCAAGAAGTTCCTGGGCGAGGTCTACGTCCTCAAGAAGGAGGAGGGCGGCCGTCACACGCCGTTCTTCACCAACTACCGTCCGCAGTTCTACATCCGGACGACGGACGTGACGGGCACCGTCAACCTCCCCGAGGGAGTGAAGATGGTGATGCCGGGCGACAACATCACGATGACGATCGAGCTCATCGCGCCTGTCGCGCTCGAGGAGCAGATGCGCTTCGCGATCCGCGAGGGCGGCAAGACCGTCGGCGCCGGGATCGTCACGAAGATCCTGGAGTAA
- the fusA gene encoding elongation factor G, which produces MAREYSLERTRNIGIMAHIDAGKTTVTERILYYTGVNYKMGEVHEGAATMDWMVQEQERGITITSAATNCFWEPVEGPYAGVRHRINIIDTPGHVDFTIEVERSLRVLDGAVAVFDGGNGVEPQSETVWRQADKYRVPRIAFINKMDKVGADFDMCVDSIKDRLGANAVAIQYPVGQEDSFRGVIDLVSMRAAIFDEESKGQKYSWEPIPADLEDRCRELRERLVEACADASDTVMEKFVGGNASDVTNEELWSAIRAGTIGFKFVPVLCGSAFKNKGVQMLLDAVLQYLPSPVDIPPVQGTDPDKKEKAVTRKASDAEPFAALAFKVMNDPFGNLTYFRVYSGTVEGGTSVMNSTRGRRERFGRILRMHANKREEVKVCYAGNIYAAVGLRDTRTGDTLCDEKHPVVLERMEFPDPVISIAIEPKTKADLDKLGVSLQKLAYEDPSFRTYTNEETGQTIIAGMGELHLEIIVDRLKREFKVDANVGKPEVAYRETVTRAVKDVEGRFVRQTGGHGQFGHVVIDCGPAQRGAGYVFVNDISGGVIPKEFIPSIEKGIRDAMGRGVLAGYPMVDVEVRLHFGSYHEVDSSGPAFEVAGSMAFQEAAKRAGLVLLEPMMAVEVVCPEQYLGDVIGDLNSRRGKILDMGQRANARVIRAEVPLATMFGYATDVRSKTQGRATHTMQFAHYAPVPAAIQEEIVAKQRG; this is translated from the coding sequence GTGGCCCGCGAATACAGCCTGGAGCGCACGAGAAACATCGGGATCATGGCCCACATCGATGCGGGCAAGACCACGGTGACCGAGCGCATCCTCTATTACACGGGCGTCAACTACAAGATGGGCGAGGTCCACGAGGGCGCCGCCACGATGGACTGGATGGTCCAGGAGCAGGAGCGCGGGATCACGATCACCTCGGCCGCGACGAACTGCTTCTGGGAGCCCGTCGAGGGGCCGTACGCAGGCGTGCGGCACCGCATCAACATCATCGATACGCCCGGACACGTCGACTTCACGATCGAGGTCGAGCGCAGCCTGCGCGTGCTCGACGGAGCCGTTGCGGTGTTCGACGGCGGCAACGGCGTCGAGCCTCAGAGCGAGACGGTCTGGCGCCAGGCCGACAAGTACCGCGTCCCTCGCATCGCGTTCATCAACAAGATGGACAAGGTCGGCGCGGACTTCGACATGTGCGTCGACTCGATCAAGGACCGGCTCGGCGCGAACGCGGTGGCGATCCAGTACCCCGTGGGGCAGGAGGACTCGTTCCGCGGCGTGATCGATCTCGTGAGCATGCGCGCGGCGATCTTCGACGAGGAGTCGAAGGGCCAGAAGTACTCCTGGGAGCCCATCCCCGCCGATCTCGAGGATCGTTGCCGCGAGCTGCGCGAGCGCCTCGTCGAGGCGTGCGCGGATGCGAGCGACACGGTGATGGAGAAGTTCGTCGGTGGCAACGCGTCGGACGTCACCAACGAGGAGCTCTGGAGCGCGATCCGCGCGGGCACGATCGGCTTCAAGTTCGTGCCCGTTCTCTGCGGCTCGGCGTTCAAGAACAAGGGCGTGCAGATGCTCCTCGACGCCGTGCTGCAGTACCTGCCGTCGCCGGTCGACATCCCGCCGGTGCAGGGCACGGATCCGGACAAGAAGGAGAAGGCCGTCACGCGCAAGGCGAGCGACGCCGAGCCCTTCGCGGCGCTCGCGTTCAAGGTGATGAACGACCCGTTCGGCAACCTCACCTACTTCCGCGTCTATTCGGGCACGGTCGAAGGTGGCACGAGCGTGATGAACTCGACGCGCGGCAGGCGCGAGCGCTTCGGCCGCATCCTGCGCATGCACGCGAACAAGCGCGAGGAAGTCAAGGTCTGCTACGCGGGGAACATCTACGCGGCGGTCGGCCTGCGCGACACGCGCACGGGCGACACGCTCTGCGACGAGAAGCACCCCGTCGTGCTCGAGCGGATGGAGTTCCCGGATCCGGTCATCTCCATCGCGATCGAGCCGAAGACCAAGGCGGATCTCGACAAGCTCGGCGTGTCGCTGCAGAAGCTCGCGTACGAGGACCCCTCGTTCCGCACGTACACGAACGAGGAGACGGGGCAGACGATCATCGCCGGCATGGGCGAGCTGCACCTCGAGATCATCGTCGACCGGCTCAAGCGTGAGTTCAAGGTCGACGCGAACGTCGGCAAGCCCGAGGTCGCCTACCGCGAGACGGTCACGCGTGCCGTGAAGGACGTCGAGGGACGTTTCGTGCGACAGACGGGCGGCCACGGGCAATTCGGTCACGTGGTCATCGATTGTGGCCCGGCGCAGCGGGGCGCCGGCTACGTGTTCGTGAACGACATCAGCGGCGGGGTGATCCCCAAGGAGTTCATCCCGTCGATCGAGAAGGGCATCCGCGACGCGATGGGTCGCGGCGTGCTCGCCGGCTATCCGATGGTGGACGTCGAGGTGCGGCTGCACTTCGGCAGCTACCACGAGGTCGACTCGTCGGGCCCGGCCTTCGAGGTCGCAGGCTCGATGGCGTTCCAGGAGGCAGCCAAGCGCGCGGGGCTGGTCCTTCTGGAGCCGATGATGGCTGTCGAGGTGGTCTGCCCCGAGCAGTACCTCGGCGACGTCATCGGCGACCTGAACTCCCGCCGCGGAAAGATTCTGGACATGGGGCAACGGGCAAACGCGCGCGTCATTCGCGCGGAGGTTCCGCTCGCCACGATGTTCGGCTACGCAACGGACGTGCGGTCGAAGACCCAGGGCCGCGCCACCCACACGATGCAGTTTGCGCATTACGCGCCGGTTCCTGCCGCGATCCAGGAAGAGATCGTCGCCAAGCAGCGAGGTTGA
- the rpsG gene encoding 30S ribosomal protein S7, with the protein MPRRREVPKRKIIPDPKFKDKLVAKFTNSIMLSGKKATAESILYGAFDIIRDRFKEEPIDVFRKALDNVKPKLEVKSRRVGGATYQVPVEVRPERRVALAMRWLVTYSRGRGEKTMRERLAAELVDAAQNRGNAVKKKDDTHKMAEANKAFAHYRW; encoded by the coding sequence ATGCCTCGTCGCCGCGAAGTACCGAAGCGCAAGATCATTCCGGATCCGAAGTTCAAGGACAAGCTCGTCGCCAAGTTCACCAACTCGATCATGTTGAGTGGGAAGAAGGCGACGGCGGAGAGCATCCTCTACGGCGCGTTCGACATCATCCGCGACCGCTTCAAGGAGGAGCCCATCGACGTCTTCCGCAAGGCGCTCGACAACGTCAAGCCGAAGCTCGAGGTGAAGAGCCGGCGCGTGGGTGGTGCGACGTATCAGGTTCCGGTCGAGGTGCGGCCGGAGCGGCGCGTGGCGCTCGCGATGCGTTGGCTCGTGACGTACTCGCGCGGCCGTGGCGAGAAGACGATGCGTGAGCGTCTGGCGGCGGAGCTCGTCGACGCGGCGCAGAACCGCGGCAACGCGGTGAAGAAGAAGGACGACACGCACAAGATGGCGGAGGCGAACAAGGCCTTCGCGCACTATCGCTGGTAG
- the rpsL gene encoding 30S ribosomal protein S12, whose protein sequence is MPTISQLIRHGREAARYKTASPALKACPQRRGVCVRVYTTTPKKPNSALRKVCRVRLTNQLEVTSYIPGEGHNLQEHSVVLIRGGRVKDLPGVRYHVVRGTLDASGASGPSSTNKANRNRKRSKYGVKRPKS, encoded by the coding sequence ATGCCGACCATCAGCCAGCTCATCCGACACGGCCGCGAGGCCGCCCGCTACAAGACGGCCTCTCCGGCGCTCAAGGCTTGCCCGCAGCGCCGCGGCGTGTGCGTGCGCGTGTACACGACCACGCCGAAGAAGCCGAACTCGGCGCTCCGCAAGGTTTGCCGCGTGCGCCTGACGAACCAGCTCGAGGTAACGAGCTACATCCCGGGCGAAGGGCACAACCTGCAGGAGCACTCGGTCGTGCTCATCCGCGGTGGCCGCGTGAAGGATCTGCCGGGCGTGCGCTACCACGTCGTGCGCGGCACGCTCGACGCGTCGGGTGCCTCGGGACCGAGCTCGACCAACAAGGCGAACCGCAACCGCAAGCGCTCGAAGTACGGCGTGAAGCGCCCGAAGTCCTGA
- a CDS encoding glycoside hydrolase family 57 protein yields the protein MQGYVGIVLHAHLPWVRHPEHARPLEERWLHEALWESYLPLLDVLDRLAADEVLAPITVSLSPTLAAMLRDPLLCGRFVQHLRRLEALAAREAERVSADGALSGVIAHYRARIEAAHAAWERAGGDVVRALVRHDDAGSIELITTSATHAYLPAVLPPSARAQLRIGLRAFEGFTGKKPRGLWLPECAYEPSFGAELSGAPVRYTVLDAHGLELARPRPPLGVYAPVLAPNGVAFFARDPESSREVWSRDEGYPGDPDYRDFYRDIGFDLPEHALLGELGPHGTRVMTGLKYHRVTGGGPHKEAWDPIKAEARAREHAERFVERRRAALSALSGVRSAPLVVAPYDAELFGHWWFEGPIFLEHVLRGLARSARAGGIAATTLGGYLARQPELVVAEPAASTWGEGGFGQAWVGRAIDPSRTRGLSPAHLIRHMRHAERTVHGLVRARRGAEGLSGRALEQAIRELLLLEASDWGFMIRRGEMAEYAEARVRAHASRVDRLCRVAAHDWIGPDEARWVESACERTPFLAELRGEEIRDAFDAWG from the coding sequence ATGCAAGGGTACGTCGGAATCGTCCTGCACGCGCACCTGCCCTGGGTGCGCCACCCGGAGCACGCGCGACCGCTCGAGGAGCGGTGGCTGCACGAGGCGCTCTGGGAGTCGTACTTGCCGCTGCTCGACGTGCTCGATCGGCTCGCGGCCGACGAGGTCCTGGCGCCGATCACCGTCTCGCTCTCGCCGACGCTCGCGGCGATGCTGCGCGATCCGTTGCTCTGCGGGCGCTTCGTCCAGCACCTGCGGCGGCTCGAGGCGCTCGCGGCGCGCGAGGCGGAGCGGGTCTCGGCCGATGGGGCGCTCTCGGGCGTGATCGCGCACTACCGCGCGCGCATCGAGGCGGCGCACGCGGCGTGGGAGCGCGCGGGGGGCGACGTGGTGCGCGCGCTCGTGCGGCACGACGACGCGGGGTCGATCGAGCTGATCACGACCAGCGCGACGCACGCGTACTTGCCGGCGGTCTTGCCGCCCTCGGCGCGCGCGCAGCTCAGGATCGGCCTGCGCGCCTTCGAGGGGTTCACGGGCAAGAAGCCTCGCGGTCTGTGGCTGCCCGAGTGCGCCTACGAGCCCTCGTTCGGCGCAGAGCTGTCGGGGGCGCCGGTGCGCTACACGGTGCTCGACGCGCACGGGCTCGAGCTGGCTCGTCCGCGCCCGCCGCTCGGCGTCTACGCGCCGGTGCTCGCGCCGAATGGCGTCGCCTTCTTCGCGCGTGATCCGGAGTCGTCGCGCGAGGTGTGGTCACGCGACGAGGGCTATCCGGGCGACCCCGACTACCGCGACTTTTACCGCGACATCGGCTTCGATCTGCCCGAGCACGCGCTCCTCGGCGAGCTCGGGCCGCACGGCACGCGGGTGATGACGGGCCTCAAGTACCACCGCGTCACCGGGGGGGGGCCGCACAAGGAAGCCTGGGATCCGATCAAGGCCGAGGCGCGCGCGCGAGAGCACGCCGAGCGCTTCGTGGAGCGGCGTCGGGCTGCGCTGTCGGCGCTCTCGGGCGTGCGTTCGGCGCCGCTCGTGGTGGCTCCGTACGACGCGGAGCTGTTCGGTCACTGGTGGTTCGAGGGGCCGATCTTCCTCGAGCACGTGCTGCGCGGGCTCGCTCGTTCGGCGCGCGCGGGCGGGATCGCGGCGACCACGCTCGGCGGCTACCTCGCGCGGCAGCCCGAGCTCGTGGTGGCCGAGCCTGCGGCTTCGACGTGGGGCGAGGGCGGGTTCGGCCAGGCGTGGGTGGGGCGCGCGATCGATCCTTCCCGCACGCGGGGGCTGTCGCCTGCGCATCTCATCCGCCACATGCGTCACGCCGAGAGAACGGTCCACGGTCTCGTGCGGGCCCGGCGCGGCGCCGAGGGGCTCTCCGGTAGGGCCCTCGAGCAAGCGATCCGCGAGCTATTGCTGCTCGAGGCGAGCGACTGGGGCTTCATGATCCGGCGCGGCGAGATGGCCGAGTACGCCGAGGCCCGGGTGCGCGCGCATGCCAGCCGTGTCGACCGGCTCTGCCGCGTCGCGGCGCACGACTGGATCGGGCCGGACGAGGCGCGCTGGGTCGAGTCTGCGTGCGAGCGCACACCCTTTCTCGCCGAGCTGAGGGGCGAGGAGATCCGGGATGCGTTCGACGCGTGGGGCTAG
- the hemC gene encoding hydroxymethylbilane synthase, whose amino-acid sequence MTKRLVLATRRSALALAQSRAFARALEAATPGLVIEELHVVTAGDRIQDRPLNEVGGKGLFVKEIEEALLDGRAHLAVHSFKDVPAELAPGLSIACVPEREDPRDVFISKSGARLAELPAGARVGTSSLRRSVALRMQNPGLEVLPLRGNVDTRLRKLEEGQVDAIILAHAGLRRLGLEGRVTEVLAPEVMLPAIGQGALAIECRAGDEETGALLAPLHDEETALRVAAERGVLISVGGDCKTPVAAHAVREGDAMWLRGMLADESGGRVRTGERRFRWPASVAEADDAGRQLGAQLVAG is encoded by the coding sequence ATGACGAAGCGCCTCGTTCTCGCCACGCGCCGGTCGGCGCTCGCGCTCGCGCAGTCGCGCGCCTTTGCGCGTGCGCTCGAGGCGGCCACGCCGGGCCTCGTCATCGAGGAGCTGCACGTGGTCACCGCCGGCGATCGGATCCAGGACCGCCCGCTCAACGAGGTGGGTGGCAAGGGGCTGTTCGTCAAAGAGATCGAGGAGGCGCTGCTCGATGGGCGGGCGCATCTCGCCGTGCACTCCTTCAAGGACGTGCCGGCGGAGCTTGCGCCGGGGCTCTCGATCGCGTGCGTGCCCGAGCGTGAGGATCCGCGTGACGTCTTCATCTCGAAGAGCGGGGCGCGGCTCGCGGAGCTGCCTGCGGGGGCGCGCGTGGGGACGTCGAGCTTGCGGCGGTCGGTCGCGCTGCGGATGCAGAACCCGGGGCTCGAGGTGCTGCCGCTCCGCGGCAACGTCGACACGCGCCTGCGCAAGCTCGAGGAGGGGCAGGTCGACGCGATCATCCTCGCGCACGCGGGGCTGCGGCGTCTCGGGCTCGAGGGGCGCGTGACCGAGGTGCTCGCGCCGGAGGTGATGCTGCCGGCGATAGGTCAAGGCGCGCTCGCGATCGAGTGCCGCGCGGGGGACGAGGAGACGGGCGCGCTGCTCGCTCCGCTCCACGACGAGGAGACGGCGCTGCGCGTGGCGGCCGAGCGTGGCGTTCTGATCAGCGTGGGCGGCGACTGCAAGACGCCGGTGGCGGCGCACGCGGTGCGCGAGGGCGATGCGATGTGGCTGCGCGGGATGCTCGCGGACGAGAGCGGCGGCCGCGTGCGCACGGGTGAGCGTCGCTTCCGGTGGCCTGCGAGCGTGGCCGAGGCCGATGACGCGGGCCGGCAGCTCGGGGCGCAGCTCGTCGCGGGCTAG
- the hemA gene encoding glutamyl-tRNA reductase has translation MIVAVGLSHKTAPIEVRERLAIAQAALPELLGKLVEQPAVAEAVVLSTCNRVEVYAAPRRGSSLEAASRAVASVLATVGGEAVAPHLAQREGREAMRHLFRVAASLDSLVVGEPQILGQLKDAIETAREVKALGPTLDKAMLRAVRVGKRARTETAIGAGQVSVSSVAVDLAQEIFGELSGRKAALIGAGEMAEAAARLLAKAGAQIVVLNRSPARAEALAAEVGGEPRGMTEIERTLVEVDIAIASTSSPTHVITHDLVRRVRKARRGRSLFLIDIAVPRDVDPEVNDLDGVYLYDVDDLSRIVAESLEGRATEAERAEEIVEEETIAFEHWTLERALTPTIVGLFARTRATLMAELDRSLAGRLKHLGAAEREALGVMVDAATNKLLHGPVTRLKALAGDARAESYVEAMHELFDLHAISLEGGPGEAAIALPGGTSNGAPEGAAVKVKGKSNGAARVEAPSAAPVASKAGALAAAAGPLVTALEEAKDLG, from the coding sequence GTGATTGTCGCAGTTGGACTATCCCACAAGACGGCGCCCATCGAGGTGCGTGAGCGGCTCGCGATCGCGCAGGCTGCGTTGCCCGAGCTGCTCGGGAAGCTCGTCGAGCAGCCTGCGGTCGCGGAGGCCGTGGTGCTGTCGACGTGCAATCGGGTCGAGGTGTACGCGGCGCCGCGGCGAGGATCTTCGCTCGAGGCGGCGAGCCGCGCGGTGGCGTCGGTGCTCGCGACGGTGGGCGGGGAGGCGGTCGCGCCGCACCTCGCGCAGCGCGAGGGGCGCGAGGCGATGCGGCATCTGTTCCGCGTGGCGGCCTCGCTCGACTCGCTCGTCGTGGGGGAGCCGCAGATACTGGGGCAGCTGAAGGACGCGATCGAGACGGCGCGCGAGGTGAAGGCGCTCGGGCCGACGCTCGACAAGGCGATGCTGCGCGCGGTGCGCGTGGGCAAGCGGGCGCGCACGGAGACGGCGATCGGGGCGGGCCAGGTGTCGGTCTCGAGCGTGGCGGTCGATCTCGCGCAGGAGATCTTCGGCGAGCTTTCGGGGCGCAAGGCGGCGCTGATCGGCGCGGGGGAGATGGCGGAGGCGGCGGCGCGGCTGCTCGCGAAGGCGGGAGCGCAGATCGTGGTGCTCAACCGGAGCCCTGCGCGCGCCGAGGCGCTCGCGGCGGAGGTCGGGGGTGAGCCGCGGGGGATGACGGAGATCGAGCGGACGCTCGTCGAGGTGGACATCGCCATCGCGTCGACGTCGAGCCCGACGCACGTGATCACGCACGACCTCGTGCGCCGGGTGCGAAAGGCGCGTCGCGGGAGGAGTCTGTTCTTGATCGACATCGCAGTGCCGCGCGACGTCGACCCCGAGGTGAACGACCTCGACGGGGTCTATCTGTACGACGTCGACGACCTGTCGCGGATCGTGGCCGAGTCGCTGGAAGGGCGCGCCACGGAGGCGGAGCGGGCCGAGGAGATCGTGGAGGAGGAGACGATCGCGTTCGAGCACTGGACGCTCGAGCGGGCGCTCACGCCGACGATCGTGGGGCTGTTCGCGCGGACGCGCGCGACGCTCATGGCCGAGCTCGACAGGAGCCTCGCGGGGAGGTTGAAGCACCTCGGCGCGGCCGAGCGGGAGGCGCTCGGGGTGATGGTCGACGCGGCGACGAACAAGCTCCTGCACGGGCCGGTGACGCGTCTGAAGGCGCTCGCGGGCGACGCGCGCGCGGAGTCGTACGTCGAGGCCATGCACGAGCTGTTCGATCTGCACGCGATCAGCCTCGAAGGGGGGCCTGGCGAGGCTGCCATCGCGCTGCCCGGGGGCACGAGCAACGGGGCTCCGGAGGGCGCGGCGGTGAAGGTGAAGGGCAAGTCGAACGGCGCAGCGCGCGTGGAGGCTCCGTCTGCGGCGCCCGTGGCGTCGAAGGCTGGGGCGCTCGCGGCGGCGGCTGGGCCGCTGGTGACGGCGCTCGAGGAAGCGAAGGATCTCGGATGA
- a CDS encoding cytochrome C assembly family protein: MTSALSTGTFLVALLLYGAAGSLFFLDVARREGRLAHHKPSPEAERRARLAPLLLGAAAIGHAAYVVVASLVAKVCPINSVHFSLSLASLFATGVYLGARRRFRIDALGVLLAPLGLVFLLGTFFLGQPALPSPSLGPVFLSLHVIANLAGTALFFLAGGAAGLYLVQEKRLKQKRPAVRAGGLPPLEVLDKAVHRFLVAGFPLLTLGIVTGTFWAHRLESGGTDEVLRVVLGYTTWVLIAGVLLLRAAAGWRGRRAAYGTIAGLVGVAAVLVVYLVRPAAQIGAAKVGG; encoded by the coding sequence ATGACGAGCGCTCTTTCCACGGGCACGTTTCTCGTGGCGCTGCTCCTTTACGGGGCGGCTGGCTCGCTGTTCTTTCTCGACGTGGCCCGGCGAGAAGGGCGGCTCGCGCATCACAAGCCTTCGCCCGAGGCGGAGCGGCGCGCGCGGCTCGCGCCCTTGCTGCTCGGGGCTGCGGCGATCGGGCATGCCGCGTACGTCGTGGTCGCGAGCCTCGTGGCCAAGGTCTGCCCGATCAACTCGGTGCACTTTTCGCTCTCGCTCGCCTCGCTGTTCGCGACGGGCGTGTACCTCGGGGCGCGCAGGCGCTTCCGGATCGACGCGCTCGGCGTTCTGCTCGCGCCGCTCGGGCTCGTGTTTCTTTTGGGCACGTTCTTCCTCGGGCAGCCGGCGTTGCCTTCGCCTTCGCTCGGGCCGGTGTTCCTGTCGCTGCACGTGATCGCGAACCTCGCGGGGACGGCGCTGTTCTTTCTCGCGGGTGGGGCGGCGGGGCTCTACCTCGTGCAGGAGAAGAGGCTGAAGCAGAAGCGGCCGGCGGTGCGGGCGGGCGGGTTGCCTCCGCTCGAGGTGCTCGACAAGGCCGTGCATCGGTTTCTGGTGGCGGGGTTTCCGCTGCTCACGCTGGGGATCGTGACGGGCACTTTCTGGGCGCATCGGCTCGAGAGTGGGGGGACGGACGAGGTCTTGCGCGTCGTGCTCGGGTACACGACGTGGGTGCTCATCGCCGGGGTGCTTCTGCTGCGTGCTGCGGCGGGGTGGCGCGGGCGGCGAGCGGCGTATGGAACGATCGCGGGGCTCGTCGGCGTAGCCGCGGTGCTCGTCGTGTACCTCGTGCGGCCTGCGGCGCAGATCGGCGCGGCCAAGGTAGGAGGCTGA
- the pssA gene encoding CDP-diacylglycerol--serine O-phosphatidyltransferase, producing MGKGMRMRRFDLKKTLFLLPNMITLSSIFCGFDSIRVSATAQSEDDFYRAAVLIVFAMFFDTLDGRVARMTKTQSAFGLQIDSLADVVSFGVAPSMLVYQWTLHRLGTLGLLVSFVFTACGAIRLARFNVLATGDDGKPSKPSKYIVGLPIPGAAGILVSIVVANHAAAGVIGRAEYAMLILGVTLGLSMLMVSTIRFRSFKDVRLNLRTGLLVAFAVGSSVFISMQMAPAFVLVWLLGMYVTMGICESIWQLPGRIRAASALARDSVPPPAA from the coding sequence ATGGGTAAGGGCATGCGGATGCGGCGTTTCGATCTGAAGAAGACTCTCTTTCTTCTTCCGAACATGATCACCCTCTCGTCGATCTTCTGCGGCTTCGACAGCATCCGTGTGTCGGCGACGGCCCAGTCGGAGGACGACTTCTACCGGGCAGCGGTGCTCATCGTCTTCGCGATGTTCTTCGACACGCTCGACGGGCGCGTCGCGCGGATGACGAAGACGCAGAGCGCGTTCGGGTTGCAGATCGACTCGCTCGCGGACGTGGTGTCGTTCGGCGTGGCGCCGTCGATGCTCGTCTACCAGTGGACGCTGCACCGGCTCGGGACGCTCGGGCTGCTCGTGTCGTTCGTGTTCACGGCTTGCGGCGCGATCCGGCTGGCGCGGTTCAACGTGCTGGCGACCGGAGACGACGGCAAACCGTCGAAGCCCTCGAAGTACATCGTGGGTCTGCCGATCCCCGGCGCGGCGGGCATCCTCGTGTCGATCGTGGTGGCGAACCACGCGGCGGCGGGCGTGATCGGGCGGGCCGAGTACGCGATGCTGATCCTCGGCGTGACGCTCGGGCTGTCGATGCTGATGGTGTCGACGATCCGGTTCCGTTCGTTCAAGGACGTGCGCCTCAACCTGCGCACGGGTCTGCTCGTCGCGTTCGCGGTGGGCTCGAGCGTGTTCATCTCGATGCAGATGGCGCCGGCCTTCGTGCTCGTGTGGCTGCTCGGCATGTACGTCACGATGGGCATCTGCGAGTCGATCTGGCAGCTCCCGGGTCGGATTCGTGCTGCCTCCGCCCTCGCCCGCGACTCGGTCCCGCCCCCCGCGGCGTGA
- a CDS encoding helix-turn-helix domain-containing protein produces the protein MPRMKAPTVLTSTIANRIRKLREEFGITQEQLAFASNISKGHLSNIERGLVNLTCATMERIADGFELEIFDLFTWPERNGRHKMTDLGRRLPRGTIRLTSKEWEQLPPKKRPSGPKGKKSRASGKKRSKGV, from the coding sequence ATGCCGCGCATGAAGGCCCCCACCGTCCTGACGTCGACGATCGCCAATCGCATCCGCAAGCTCCGCGAGGAGTTCGGCATCACGCAGGAGCAGCTCGCGTTCGCGAGCAACATCTCGAAGGGGCACCTCTCGAACATCGAGAGGGGCCTCGTCAACCTGACGTGCGCCACGATGGAGCGGATCGCGGACGGGTTCGAGCTCGAGATCTTCGATCTGTTCACGTGGCCCGAGCGCAACGGGCGCCACAAGATGACCGACCTCGGCCGCAGGCTGCCGCGCGGGACGATCCGTTTGACCTCCAAGGAGTGGGAGCAGCTCCCGCCGAAGAAGAGGCCCTCCGGCCCCAAGGGCAAGAAGTCGCGCGCGTCCGGCAAGAAGCGCTCGAAGGGCGTCTAG